CGTTTCTGGTTCTCCCTGTTGTGTCTACACCTGAGCCAGAGGGCTCGCTGGTGGACGAAATAGTGAGTCAGCATGGGGTCATCTTTAAGATTAAGTCGTGCACTCATTCAGTCTTTCAcccgtttatttatttgacaagCCTTCATAAGAACCTCCATGCtgtaatctcacggtttgtgagacccTCCGTGCTAGCTCCggagagacagaaatgagaaggaaaacacTTCTGTTCGCAAGGAACCCAGCCACCTAGCTGTTTCTCACTCACTGGAAGATATATGAATCGCTTGGAATCTGAAAATGCAGATCCCTGGACACCCCCACAGAGTCTCATTCACTTTGGCTGGGGTGGATTCTAAGAGTTATCACTGTGGGGTTAGGGGcgggttttttttaatggtaatcaTGATGCCTATACTAATCAGACACTTAGTAGCCAGAGGGCCCTGTAAACCTTTTCCGCATCCACCAGTTGGTCAAGGGCACAAAATGGTCGGCAAATTTCCTTCGCGGTCTGGCAACAAGAGTCAGATTCTGCCGCCATCACTCTGTTTGAGCTCAGGCACatgacttgacctctctgagacgcaatttcatttgaaataaaatggagatgatatttCTTATCCCTTGGGAtacttttgagaatgaaatgagatcatgtatgtCTGACACCTAACTTGGCACATAATCGGCTCTCAATAGTCACGATAGTGATCATTGTTACTGTTGGTGGTGTTAACACTACCATTGTGATCAACCAGAGTTAAGTTCTATTAATCAATATTAGTTACATACAAATGTGCTATGTTGATATAAAAGTACGTATTTACTACATTAATCGTATTAATTATACTATACATTaattatattcatacatatatactcAACAGAGATTATGATCTTGATGAATCCAAGAGAGAGATTTATGGAATTTTCTATGACAATACTGAAGGCATCTTCTGAAAAATGCTTCCATTTCCTACCGGCTGCGACTTACCATCTGTCttcattttgttgcttttaaacTTAAGTGGtttcagggcagctgggtggatcagtcagttaagtgtcagagtcttgatttcagctcaggcgaTGATCTCGTTGTCGTGGGATccggccccatgtcaggctctgtgctgagtgtggagcctgcttaagattctctttctctccctctgcccctctcctctgctcatgtgctctctctctctctctaaaataaaaaaaaaaaaatttttttttagttaaaaaaataaacttaggtgGTTTCAAAGCCAAATGAGGAATCTTTCTCCCCCATCGTTTCCAGAATTTCCATccagcctggatggctcagttgactgagcatccaactcttgatttcagctcaggtcatgatcttagggtcttgagattgagccccgtgttgggctccagctgagcagggagcctgcttgagatgctctctcttcctccctctctgcccctcccctgctcatgcacagatgtgtgcgtgcacgtgctctctctctctctctcaaaaaataaaaataaaattaaaaaattacaaagcatggAAAGTCCTAGGAAATGAGAAAGTGATCACCCAAATAGTCACCATCTAAATATAACCGTAATTAAAATTTGGTGCTTACGTAACTGTACTCACATGACTTCACTCCTTGGTGAGTCATAGGTAGAGACTGGTCTATGTGGTcgcacaaaataaactttatgggcagcaaataaggagatcacggggaataacttccaaagccgGGAATCCCCAATGGGATGGGCTCCTTTCACgtagggttaggatgaatatttagagAGAGGAGCCTCATCATCCAATATGGAGGTAGGCATAAGGTCGTACCTGCACCTTAAGGAAACATGCTTATACACAGgttgtatgttatgtaaatgaggcttcTGCTCCTCCTTGGGTGGAGATTTCAGTATTATAATGAGGTAGAGGTTAACAGCTGGTCACAGCATGGTCCTCTGTGCAGGTGTGAGTCAGGGGTTGAGTTCAaactggtctgggtggtctgggccaCCACAGCTCTCCCTCCGGCAGTCATTGTTGCTTGAGGGGTCGTTTCTGTTTCCATCATGGGATGCTGTGCCCATCATGGGTTTTTCCTGAGTTAAGATATAAGCTTAGAAGTAAGTTCTTAAAGAAGAACTTTAGGAAAGTGTGGACAAATATAGACAGGTACATGCAGGTaggcagtaaaggtcaggtcttggggtcAATCATGAGgggtttctctttttattttttttttcctttttataatttgttttatcaCTGGGCTTCAAAATATATGCACAATTTACATCACTTTTCTCTCAATATTATATAATAGAAATTTCACATAACACTTATAACCATACTTGGTGGCTGAataattccattctttctcacccataatttattttatcgATCTCTTATGTGGTAAATTTCACTATATTAAGATATATAATCAGGAacaattttataatgtatttttttattattacacatatattgtttttcctttggctAGACTGCTGGAGATAGAATTACTGAGTGAAAGAtacgaattttttttttgttcccccCAGGGGGTGCACCGTTCCTGGACTTAACAGCAATACCAGGGTGATGCATGGAGGGAACGGAGCAAGCTCCTATTCCCTCTTCTAGTTCCAAAAATCTATTTAATATATTGTCCTCAGATAAAAGATGCATCAGATATTACACTGAAAAGAAcagatcttagccaaaaggccaagaagcaataagacatgaatatttttaagtttttttttttaacgtttatttatttccgagacagagagagacagagcatgaacagggaaggggcagagagagagggagacacagaatccgaaacaggctccaggctctgagctgtcagcacagagcccgacgcggggctcgaactcacggacagtgagatcaggacctgagccgacgtcggatgcctaaccgaccgagccactcaggcgccccgatgaatatttttaaatttccaagacATGCTAATAAATTTCTCTCCATAAAGGTTATGCCAGCACTCACTCCCCTGatcagaagaaaaggaattacGTTATCTGATAACTAGAGATATTAAGTGTGCTTTATTAATATATTGGccattatatttctctttctgcaaatTCTACATTCCCTTCTTTTGTTCAGCTGTCTATTGGAGACTTACTTGAAGttgacttccttcctttctttttttccttctttccttctttcttagtaAAAATTTATACTTTCTGATTTTTCATGGAATGAGTCTTGAATATTACGTTTACTGCCTGGTAAAGTGTAACCTAGAAGCATGTTCCCATGCTCTCCCGCAGTAGTATTATACAAGGATTCTAGCAAAGTTCACTTTCAGGATTCtgtttgatgacacatatgttaatattttctttcccagGAAGACCCCCCACAATGTGGCAGCTTTTAGCAGCAGCCTACTGGGTGCTTCTTCTTGGACCTATACATGGTTATCACAAGAAAGGAGGCATCACAAATCCTGAGGCTACTATGAATATTGTAAGTCATTCattaagaagaaaacattaagatAAAGAAGTattaatttatcattattttatatacagtaaTTTAGATATAATCGATGTGCTCGTCTACAACCAGTTCTACATGGACAAAATCTGtgcttcctcccctttccctgctGTGGTTAGCCAGTGGCTGAAAGTTGCTAATCTAAGCTTTGAAAGACCCAAGCCAAGTTGGGCCAGTAATATTCCCTTTCCTGGTGGCTTGAGCTACCATCTGATGCTGGTTTCCTGAAGAGCAGTCTCAAGAGTTCATACTGATGACCTTtatatcaaaatgtatttatatcagaaatttatattaaatttatatcaaAAGTGGAATGGAATAGTGTGCTAGTCGaagaatataagaaagaaagaaagaaagaaagaaagaaagaaagaaagaaagaaagaaaagaaaggaaagaaggaaggaaggaaggagggaaggaaggaagagagggagggagggaagaaaggaaggaaggaagtgagggaaggagggaataaaggaaggaatgaagacagggagggagggagggagggaataaaggaaggaaggaagagggagggagggaggaaagaaggaaggaaggaaggaaggtaggtaggaaggaaggaaggtaggtaggaaggaaggaaggaaggaagggaggaaggagggaaggaaggaaggaaggaaggaaggaaggaaggaaggaagggaggaaggaaagaagggaggaaggagggaaggaaggaaggaaggaaggaagagagaaaaagaaaaagaggcaaatgACTGACAATGTCCACCATTAGGGCTTCATTCCAATGGGATGCTCCACAGCTTGTATACCTTATGCACCAGTGATGTCCTCACCAGTGCCAAGTTTGTGGTAGAACCTTAAGAAGAATGACATTGCCAAAGTTTCTAATTATTGTCtcctgtgtgttcctctctccaCACTATCCAGCAGGTGCCCCTAACCTCCTACATGGCTGAACCCACAGTCCATGGCTAATATGTCCTCGTATCGAAATTTCCCTCTTCCTGTCATATTCGCACACATTCTCGTCCTTCCTGGCCCGGGTGCTTTTTGGTTCTTAATTATTCTATAAAGATAACAAGAATTATAAACATCTCTAGAGCACTTATGTCGTGCCAGGCATCGTTCTAGATACTTTATGTATAACCCTCAGAGCAAATCTGTGAAAAAACActagtattattttcatttcacagttGAGGGAAGCTAGGGacaaaaaggttaaataacttgcccaaagttgcCTGGCTAACAAGAGAAAGAGCGGGAATTCGATGCCGTACAGTTTGCCTCTAGAATCTAGGCTCATAACCACTGTTTTAAATAGTCCCATAATATATGCACACCTCTGGTGCACGCTGCATGGGCAAATGCAGAATCCTGTGGTAAAGGCGTGAGCTTTGGAGCTCAACTTACTCAGACTCTCCTTTTGTCCTTAGCTTTTCCTAGAGTACAGTTTCAGGTAGATTGCTCATCTTGCTGACACTGTTCTTTCAGCCGCAAAATGGGTATAATCCCATCTCAAAGACCTGTCGTAAGGATTAAAAAAGCAGGGGACATGAACTGCTCTGTGCGGAAGATGACAGTAAACGGTACTTCCTCTCCTGCGTGTGTATCTCTGTGGGACGTTTCTCTTATCTGGGTCCGCTCTGTCTTCTTCacacctttctctctgcccaagAAGCTGAGCTGTAAGAACTGAGGCAACAAGTTCCCTTGACTTTGGTCTTCAGTTCAGTTCAGCCGACTGAGATCTTGAGCAGGAGATCAGAAGGCGGAAGGAGGGTGAGATCAGATGAGTTATTGCCCTGGATTCCTCCATGAGGTCACCCTAAGCGGGCTGTGCCCTTCTGCTAAAGGCCATACTTCCTCCCCATGTGCCCTTTTCTCTCTATCTCACTCTGGGCCTGGTGACCActttctcccacctcccttcatGGGAGGTTGGGAACAACTCACTCGTAACTAGCCACAGGGTACCACACAATCCCCCATGGTTTCCCCCATCAGATGACCATATAATTCGTTTGCAAACATTTTGAGAGTGAACCCTGGGTGCATTCATAATACCAAGCCAGGCAAACCAGGATGTACGGTCACCCTACCTCGCCTTCCCATGCTTCTGTATGCAACCTCTTCCTAAAACCCTCCCCAAGTTATCCTGCTTTTCCTGCTGCATTCTGTCCCAGGACGTCATGGAACAGTAGTTGTATAACGTGAAGTACCACATTGCGGTTTATCAAGACATGACACCATGAATGTGTTCATTTTCCTCCCCTCTTTTCAGAGCCAGATTATTTCCTACTGGGGTTATCCTTATGAAGAGTATGACGTTGTGACCAAGGATGGTTATGTCCTCGGAATTTACAGGATTCCCCATGGAAGAGGATGTCCAAGAAAAAGtaggatttattttgttttgggagGAATCATGCCTAAAGCAGAGATTCCTAGGTCTCCTCACAGTACCAGGGTAGCCTTTGTTCTGAAATAGTCTGGCCTGTTCCAGAAGAAACTCATCACCTCCACCGCTAGACTCCATTTCACTTGTATAATCCTTGGGACTTTTGAAAGCAGTTAGATATACAGTTGGCTAAAACAACAGGGGGGTGAGGGACACTATTAGCCCCATTCCAAGCAGCTGAACGctcacatataacttttgactcccccaaaacttcacTACTAATAATCTAatgttgaccggaagccttatCAAGAGCATAGacagtcaattaacatatattttgtacgttatacatattatatattgtattattataatGAAGTAGGGTAGAGAGAGGAAAATGTTGTTAGAAAAATCTTAgggaatagaaaatacatttctagtattgtactgtatttctcaaaaaaacaTCCACATATAAGGGGACCCAACAAGGTTCAAACCTATGGTGTTCAAAAGCCAATTGTACACTGtttatgtagtcttttttttttctccaccattttgtcttccttccaaaacacacacacacacacgcgcacgcacacacacacacacacacacacacacacacacacagggtatTCTAGAGATACCCTCTCTTCAGGCTTAAAAACCAGAACCCTAAGAGTCACCTTGACACTTTTTTCTCCCTCGTTTCCTATATCCAGCCAATCACCAAGATCTATCAATTTTGCGTCtaaatttctctctcctccaaaaactCCCCTCAGCTTGGACGTGATCATCATCTTTTGCTTCAGCTACTATGATAGCTTTTCAACTTACTTCACTTGTAATTAGTTCTCTTCCTAAGGCATTGGGACTTCATTTTCTAAGTAAATCTgacccggggctcctgggtggctgagtcagttaagcgtccgacttcaactcaggtcacgatctcacggtccgtgggttcaagccccgcgtcgggctctgtgctgacggctcagagcctggaacctgcttccgattctgtgtctccttttctctctctgcccctcccctgctgctctgtgtctctctctctcaaaaataaataaatattaaaaaaattttttttttaattttttttttttgagacagagagagacacagcatgaacgggggaggggcagagagagaggggaacacagaatcggaagcaggctccaggctctgagccatcagcccagagcccgacgtggggctcgaactcgcggaccgcgagatcgtgacctgagccgaagtcggacgcttaaccgactgagccacccaggcaccccaatattaaaaaatttttaaagcaagtcTGACCCTATTCGTACTATACTTAAACTTAATTAAACACCCATTTCTAGTTCCCTATAATCAAGATGGATCCCTGTAGAGGAAAGAGGAAGTCACTTGGCAAAGCCactatttgctttcttctctcatttcttaGCTCCTTCGATACTTTGGGGGTGTTGTATAACAAAACCTCCCGGTACCACAATCCTTAATCATGTGAAGAGAAAATCTCGATTTTCCAAACCAGAGGGAGCTGTTGTTGACTTTATAGAACCAACCGCCAGCCCCCAGAAAACTCCATGACCTTTGTAAACACTCGTGAGAACGCCGTCTGCCCAAACTCGATTTCGGTTCTGCCAGGCAAGGTAGCTGCCAAGAGGCGTGAGCTGGACGGCTGTCTGTGTGATGAGAAGCTGTGGGGGCTCAGATCAGAGAGGGCCTACGGCCTCTGACTGCTCTTTGGCAATGATTTAGGAGAATTAGTAGCACCTCTTCTTTCCATTCCCCGGAAAGTTCGATTGAATGGACATAGACTTCGGTTCCTTGGGTCGTGGTGGCCAGAGCCCCTTCCAGAGTATCTCCCAGTGTAGCCTGTCCGATCTCGGGAAGCTGGGCTAGCCCCACAGTGAGCTCAGGGGGTCGTGGGTACCAGCACAGGACCACAAACCATTTGTAAAAGCCGGGGACATGGcagtcccttctctctctactctctgtCTCAACACCACCCCCCtacctcctccttttcttttctcctcagtCAAGCTGCTCCAATTCTACATTGTGAGCAGGACTTTTATATCAAGTTAACAACTTTACGTCACATAACATTTCACGGAACATCTCTGCATTTTGCTTCCCGACGATGTAAATGAAACGATGCGGTCGTGTGTAAAATCTAGCCTAGTGCCTGGCATTCGTCAATATTCAAAATTGGCGTGTTTATTGTTTCTGGcgtgtttattattttgagaaaaatttagTTTTCTAATCAGAGACTccttgagaaataaaatgttattcgtagaaataataataataggggaaatgATTTATTGTGTTGGACAGTCTCTTATGTATTTTTATCCTAATTTAATTCCTCTGACTCTACTATGAGATAGCATTTGTTACTGTTGCCCATTATACAGATCAGTTAACTGAGGCACAAAGGGGTCAGTGTTGGGAGGAATAGATTCTAAGCAAGAACAGCCTGACTCCAGCACCTATGGAACAacacaatatattatttaaatcaaaatcttacaaggaggaaaacaagacatgagaggataaataacttgcccaagtaaGTAGTTCATAAAAGACTAGAACCCAGGTTTACCCCGTGCCACATTTCATCCCTTAACCTCTGTCCTATATCAGAGGAAGTCAGGAACAGAATTTTCCGATAGATGCTCAGAGGGTTCAGACATGAAATTCTTGTCGCCCGTGTCTTGCAGCTCCAAAGCCTGTCGTGTATTTGCAACACGGGTTAATTGCGTCTGCCAGTAACTGGATTTGCAACCTTCCGAACAACAGCTTGGCTTTCCTTCTGGCAGATATCGGTTATGACGTGTGGCTGGGGAACAGCCGGGGAAACACTTGGTCCAGAAAACACTTGAAATTTTCACCCAAATCACGAGAATTCTGGGCCTTCAGGTAAAGAGATACGTACTGGTGAAGTGTGTACtttgttcatttatctatttttttaatgtgtatctattttgagagagacagagagagagagcacaagcaggggaggggcagagagagagggagagagagaatcccaagcaggctctgtgctgacagcacagagcccagtgtggggcttgatctcacaaaccacaagatcatgacctgagctcaaaccaagagtcagaggctcaaccaagtgagccacctaggtgcccctgctttgttcatttataTGGATCAACACCCTTTGATTTTTCCCTTACTGTGCAAATACACCCAGTGGAAtacttaagaaagaaacaaacgtATCTTCCTCTACCCAGGCTCTGAAGAAATTGTCCTTATTCATTGCActgatgtttgttttaaaaatcccacttgttggggcgcctgggtagctcagtcatttaagcatctgacttccgttcaggtcatgatctcatgtctcgtgagttcaagctccgcgttgggctctgtgctgacagctcagagcctggagccagcttcaatTTAAAGCcagctttaaaatttaaaaattaaaaaaaattttaataaggaaaagaaataaaaagcccaTGTGTTGGTGTCTGGAGGGCGTGTGTGTGCAaggtatatatgcaaaaaaaaaaaaaaatcaaaacgcAAAGGTCATCTTTAGAAAGGTTAACTCCAGGACTCTGACTTTGTCAGTGTGGACCCCAAAGGAAGGTTACAAGGTGTGCTTactaaagaggaaaaaggaaagcaatcgAGAAATGGGACCAGAAACAAGATTCTGGGCGAAAATTCTGGGAGCCAGACATCCCTGATAAGCCAAGAGGGAGCCTAGAGTGAGTTTGCGCAGATggtattttaaatgttgattcaCTCCGTAGTGAACAAACCATAGGCTGGCGGGGCTGAAGCCGTCCCTGGAGCCAGGTCccggggaaagaaagagaaagcctgACCACAGAATGACTGAGGAGCAGTGCCCCTGGGGCACGGCTGCTTCATTACAGCAGGAAGCCCCGTGCTGACACAGGAGCTAAGAAGCCTGCCTTGAAGGTCCCTGAAGTCATTTGTTCCTTGGTTTCATTCTTAGAAGCCACATGGCATTTCCTGACTCCACACCCCAGTGCTGTTGTGTCACGGGTGATGACAGACAGCATGAGGATATGCCCTAGGGGAGCGTTTTCCCAACTCTGCACAGGAAAAGAGGCCCTGTGAAAACGTGCAGATCACCAGGCCTCTTCCCCGGAAATTCCGAGGCAGTCTGTCCAGGCCGAGGTCTACAAATCTACTTGCTTTATTCTGTTTACAACGTAGGCATTCCAGGAATTGTTCTTTTCAAGGGAGTTTGGCAAATCTGCCGTAGAGTGAGGTGAAACATGACCAGCCTTACAGGAAGATCCTCTGTGGGCCTCTGCAAAGCAGATTTTTCTGACTGGTTTCTTAACCCTGTTACTCTTGCAATCAAGGTGACATCCTCAGAAGTTGCAGAGATGCCTAATGCTATATACTGACTCCAGTCTTAAATCGACAAGCGCCAAGTATCTGTGGCTGCAGTAAAGGTGTTCGAACACTGTAGGCCTGGCAATGAGGTGCTTTTTCTccaattttgttgttctttctctttggCAGTTTGGATGAGATGGCTAACTACGACCTTCCAGCCACAATCAATTTTATTGCAGAGAAAACGGGACAAGAGCGACTCTACTACGTGGGCCACTCCCAAGGCACCACCATCGGTGTGTTTGGGCAGGGGTGACCTGAGAGTGTCAGAGGACCTTCTGTGTTCACGGAAGGGGTCAGGGCTACCTCCCTCTGCGCAGTGTCTCTAGCTTGTGGACTCGACCTGGGAAACCCTCTGGCTGGTTTCTGAAGTAACTAAACCAAGGATGACAacagggatacacacacacacacacacacacacacacacaggctgcccccccccccccccgttgaaTTTGGAGATTGTTGGAGATTGATAGGTAAACCTGAGGGACAGAGAATTATTCATTTGTGTATACCACACACATTTGTCACACCGGTTTAGATGCTGGGGAGGcagagacaaaaatcatatgcatCTTTCCCTTAAAGAGCTTGCAGTCTAATGAGGACaccaaaaagaaagcagagaattaCAGATCGTGGGGACGAAATGTGGGGACCATCAGTGTTTTTTGCAGTTCCGAGAGGCACTGAGGCCGTGTGGGCAATGCCACGAGGCACCTCGCTCCCTTCCCTGATCCCCATTAGCTAGACGCCTCAACAATACCAACACCATTTCCACCAGGCTCTTTTCTGTATCTGGATCCTAATCAGGTTTCTGGCGTAAAGTAGGTCTCTCCACGCCTGTACTAGGCGATGCATCTTCCCCACGCCTCTCATGCGACCTACAAACATTTGAGATCGCTATCATCCGTGTGTTACAACCGGCTGAATTTGGAAATCCTTTCTAATGGTGAGAATGCCAAATAATACCTTCAGTTTTATGCATACGTAATTTAACCTTCAAAAGATTCATCCGTGAAGGATCCTGTTTTCCACATTTGCAGATTGGGAAAGCGGAGACTTGCGTGGGGAGGTAACGTGCTCAAATCTCCACGCATCTACTGAATGGGAAGCCACAATCATAGCCCAATGTTGTCCAGTATTAAGGAGAGTGGCCAAAGGAGAATGGCCCTCGGGGTTTACCTAGGTATGCCCCACAGTGGGTGTTTGAACCCTTTCTGCAACACTCTCTACCAGTAGACTTAAATTCTCCAGGGACAGGAAAGTCACTGTATTTTGAATTAGTCAATTCCATCCTTGAGAAGTTTAGAGAATTCTTCCTACAGATGGTACTTACTCtaagttgttggttttttttttttcagttcctgtTGTTCTTTTTAATAGGACTACTTTTGCTATCATTTACGATGAATGAAGACTTGTTCGAAACCTACAAACTAGTGTCTTCTTCCCTTCCAGCTTTCATAGCATTCTCTACAAATCCAGAGCTGGCTAAAAGGATTAAGATATTTTTCGCATTGGCTCCAGTCATCACGGTGAAATACACCCAAAGTCCtatgaaaaaattaacaactctTTCCAGAAAAGTAGTCAAGGTATGTGGCTCCTCCAAGTTTAAATCTGTAGTAACTAAAACGAGCTCTGTTTTCGCTGATTTCAAGGGAAGAGAACCTTAGACAAAATGGCATTTTATAAACTTCTGAGACGATAACAGATATAAGCTATCGATGGAGACGTACCGTGGTGTAATTTTACcaacagggttcagagagctcaCTCCAATGCCATTCTACGCTATTGTCTAAATCCACATCCACAGGCTTCTGTCCGTGTCATTCCTCAATCACAGATAAAGCAAATGTTGATTCGATTAATTGATTTGTTTAATCTAGTAGGTTAAATTTCTCTCTGGCAGCCCTTGGTTTTTCAGGAGAAGTATGGAGTAGTAGTTAAAATCACCACACGGAGCCAGATGGCGTGGGGTTGGATCCTAGCTAGCTGGGTAAATTTGGCCAAGACCTGAAATGTTTGGGGagtcattttcttcatctgtaaaggggGGATCATAATAGTTCCCACGCATAGGGCTGCTTTAAGGACTGAGGTCAGACATGTGAATCCCTTAGAACCAGGACTTGCACGTTCTAAGCTTTTAATAAATATCAGCTACTTGTTGCTGTCATGATTTGCACAGACCATACCTTCCCCCCATCACTGAAAGTCCAGCTTTTAGTGATTCTCAGTCTGTCAAGTCCTCAAAATCTGGACAATATCCTGAAGTCCAGATTCTCTGTGCTGGCTGACGGCTGACTAATCTGATCAGTTATTCAGCTGAAGTGAACTGGTCCATGTGGCTTAGTGTGTTTTTCTCTTCCATATTGATACGGGCTTCTCCCAGGGCTGACTAAGAGCGATCCTTGTGTTCAGTGATTTCAGTGAAAGCGGATAAAAGTAAGATAATCTTTACGGAAGCCAGAGATTTGGGTTTGTGAGAAGTAATTAAGTTAGCCCATGGTGATTCAATTCTATACTGATACAACCCAGAAAGacacagataaatgaaaagatagcCTATGTTCACAAATTGGAAGGATTAATACCATTAATATGTCCATACAGCCCAAAGTGAATTGCAGATTCggtgcagtccctatcaaaattccaatggtatttttcacagaaatagaaaaaaaaaaaaaaaaaaaagaaccctatccgaaaatttgtgtggaaatacaaagaccccaaatagcccaaCCAATCTTATGAAAGTAGAACTAAAGTGAAGACATCACACTTCCTGAGTTCAaactatattgcaaagctgtagtaataaaaacagtattgtaCCAGCATAAAAACAGGTACGTAGAGCAGTGTGTTAGGGATCCAGAAGGAAACCCACTCCTATTGTCAACTAAATTTTGACAAGGGTGCTGTGGACACAGTGGGGGAAAGATGGTCTCTTCGGTACATGGTGTTTGGATAACTGGATagccacgtgcaaaa
This window of the Prionailurus viverrinus isolate Anna chromosome D2, UM_Priviv_1.0, whole genome shotgun sequence genome carries:
- the LIPK gene encoding lipase member K isoform X1 translates to MWQLLAAAYWVLLLGPIHGYHKKGGITNPEATMNISQIISYWGYPYEEYDVVTKDGYVLGIYRIPHGRGCPRKTPKPVVYLQHGLIASASNWICNLPNNSLAFLLADIGYDVWLGNSRGNTWSRKHLKFSPKSREFWAFSLDEMANYDLPATINFIAEKTGQERLYYVGHSQGTTIAFIAFSTNPELAKRIKIFFALAPVITVKYTQSPMKKLTTLSRKVVKAFFGDKMFYPHTFFDQFIATKVCNRKLFRHLCSNFLFTLSGFDPKNLNMSRLDVYLAQSSAGTSVQTMLHWAQAANSGLFQAFDWGNPDENMMHFHQLTPPLYNVTNMQVPTAVWSGGHDRVADLKDVENLLPQIPRLIYYKLIPHYNHVDFYLGQDAPQEIYQDLIRLMDGCLQN
- the LIPK gene encoding lipase member K isoform X2: MWQLLAAAYWVLLLGPIHGYHKKGGITNPEATMNISQIISYWGYPYEEYDVVTKDGYVLGIYRIPHGRGCPRKNIGYDVWLGNSRGNTWSRKHLKFSPKSREFWAFSLDEMANYDLPATINFIAEKTGQERLYYVGHSQGTTIAFIAFSTNPELAKRIKIFFALAPVITVKYTQSPMKKLTTLSRKVVKAFFGDKMFYPHTFFDQFIATKVCNRKLFRHLCSNFLFTLSGFDPKNLNMSRLDVYLAQSSAGTSVQTMLHWAQAANSGLFQAFDWGNPDENMMHFHQLTPPLYNVTNMQVPTAVWSGGHDRVADLKDVENLLPQIPRLIYYKLIPHYNHVDFYLGQDAPQEIYQDLIRLMDGCLQN